GGCCTTTAAAGCCATGGGCGACAACCCGGATTTCCACAAGACAGCAGAAGAAAGAGCGTTGACCCTGGACCTGAAATACGGCCCCGACTACGAAGCCTATTTGCAAAAGCAGGAAAAAATGTTTGGCGAAATCTGGAACGAAGTCAAAGACCAATATACGCACTAATCATGTCTTCCCGATGCGGGAATCCCGCATCGGGACTCTTTCGGGAGAAACCTGAATGAAAAAGCTGTATCCGTACGTTGCCTTTGCAGGACTGATTGATGTGATGATTGTGGCCTTTTTCATCCAAACCCTGCATATGCCCAAAGCGGCTTATCAGATGCCGCGCCTGCTGCTCCTGGCCCTGGCCATTTTATCGACGTTGATGATCCTGGAACAGCTCTGGAAATTGCGAAAAGGGGAGCCGGTAAAAGCAAAACCAGATGAACTCGAAACAATTATGGCCGAAGTCGCCAAAGCAGAACAACTTACCCCTGAAGAACAACGTAACAGCAAAATCAGAAGGGCATTTTTTGTCGGCGTCCTGACCGCCTATATCCTCACGATCAAGCCGCTGGGATATTTTATTGCCACCCCGCTGTATTTGTTCGGCACTTTGGTTTACCTCAAATCGACCAAAGCCTATTGGGCCATGGCAATTGCCGTCGGTTTCACCATTTTTGTCTATCTGCTGTTCGTGCTGTTTCTGAACCTGCCGGTCCCCATGGGACTGCTTGAGTTCGAGTAAGGAGTTCTGTCATGATTTATGATGCCGTCCTGACAGGTTTCATGGATGTCATTCACCCCCTCAATCTGCTGCTGGTGGTGGTTGGGACAATGATCGGTGTTTTTGTCGGGGCCATGCCGGGGCTCTCTGCCACCATGGCCATTGCCCTGCTGCTGCCGCTGACCTTTCCACTGCC
This genomic window from Pelobacter seleniigenes DSM 18267 contains:
- a CDS encoding tripartite tricarboxylate transporter TctB family protein; translation: MKKLYPYVAFAGLIDVMIVAFFIQTLHMPKAAYQMPRLLLLALAILSTLMILEQLWKLRKGEPVKAKPDELETIMAEVAKAEQLTPEEQRNSKIRRAFFVGVLTAYILTIKPLGYFIATPLYLFGTLVYLKSTKAYWAMAIAVGFTIFVYLLFVLFLNLPVPMGLLEFE